CACCATCATCACTACCAACACCtccatccccatcttcatcaCCCTCATCATCATCCTCACCATCACCTTCatcctctccatccccagcatcgtcttcatcctcatcctcatcacCACGAGCCTCACCATCGCCATCAGCACCTCCCCTTCATCATCACCATCATCATCCTCACCTGCACCTCCGTCCCAACCATCTTCATCCCCGTCATCATCCTCACCTCCAGAGGCATCATCGTTGCCATCATCATCGTCAGCGTCATCTTCATCCCCATCATCTTCATCACCTTCATCCCCACCCTcaccctcctcatcctccccatcagccctgcccccctcccccaccccaccgcCCTTTTTTCGGGGTAAAAAACAGCCAAAAGCCCCATTTCCAGCGGGACCCGGGCTCTTCCCATCTCTTGGGGTCCCCCCTTTTATGGGGTCACCCCCCCTTTTTGGGGCGTTtccctttttttggggggtcaGCCCCCATTTTTTGGGGCTGCCCCCTTTTTGGGGAGCCACCCCCCATTTTTGGGGGTCACCCTGCTCCCTTTTTTGACCCCTTTTCCCCCAGTTTTGcccccccctcctgctgctttttgcagatTTACCAAATCTCCCGGGGCCGTCCCCAAAATGCAGCGCTCGGGAACGTTcaaaaactgaagcagaaaaagggctttttgggggttttcccccctttttctgcCCCAACGTGGATTATTTTAGGgggttgggggtgggggtggcagGCCCGTCTGCTATCAACGGACAATAATTGCGATTTTGGGTGATTTTATACCGTTTTTTGTGTCTCGTTCACCAAGCTTGGGCCGTCCCGTGGCCACGCAGTGATGCTCCTGCtggatttggggggaaaaagccCAGATTTGGGCCACCTGCACAAGAAACCAGCACTGAAAATCATGTTTCGGACTCGATTTATCTTGTGCGGAGCCGCAGCGCTGGGTTTGCCCAATCCCCCGCTTTCTACACCCAAAACGGGAGCAAACCGGGCTGATTTCagcccttttttttaaataataataatcatagattttgcctttttttttgttattttctgtgtgacTCGACTTTGTATCCCGGGCCGGTTCAATAAACGGCCGACTCACAACGAAAAGTGGTGTTTTCTACCCAAAATGGTGCTTTCTACCCAAAAGCGGTGCTTTTTACCCAAAACGGTGCTGTCTTTAGTGTCTTCTGCCCCCCCCGAAGCCTGGAATTTGGGgcagaaaacatgaatttttctttctgggggGTCGTGGGGGGACGCGGAGCTGGAATGACGACACAGCAGTGACTTTTGTTAAATAAGTTATTGTATAAATAACCCCCAAATCACGTTAAATAACCCCCAAATTAAATAGTCTTAAATAACCGGCAATTAAATAATTCCCCCCCAATTAAATAACcgagaaataaatacaataaataaacactgggggggggggggaggggaggtgaGGCTGGGTGAGGGGCACCCTCACGGCCCCGAGGGTGAGGtaggggcacccatgggtgctgaaCGCCCCCCGAAGGGGTGCTGGCGACCCCCCGaaggggtgctgggtgctgtcACAGCCCTGATATTGTAGTGTCTGTCCCCAAAATGTCactggggtgctgggtgccggCCCCGAGGGCGAAGCgaggggcacccatgggtgctgggcGTCGCTCCCGTTAGTCCGAACGCGACCGGGCATGGCCCCGATgccaccccggggtgctggTGACGTCCTGTAGGGTCACCCCGAGAGGAGATGAGGGTCCCGGGGGGCAGCACCCTCGGCCGTGCCGTTGTGGGGGTGCAGGGCGGgcgacagcagcagcagccgcggGCAGgaggcacccatgggtgcccccgCGGGTGTCCTTACGAGGGTCCCGTTGGGCGGGCGGGTTGTCACCATCGTCCTGGGCGGCTCTTGGGGCCCCAggggggtgttcaaggccacATCAGGGGTCAGCGGGGGGGTCACGGCCGCCTCGGGTGCCACCACGGGTGCCGCGTCCCCCGGCGCGCTGTACACCTGGGCACCCACcacggccagcagcaggaccagcaggCGCTTGGCCGCGCTCGGTTCCTCCGTGGGGGGCGGCCGCCGTACCTGGAGggggtaaaaaagaaaaaaaaaaagggttagaaattcaattttctggggaaaaaaatcattatttggTAAAGTTCCCCCCATGGGTTACAGCCCCGCGGTGCTCGCAAAGGGAACCCATCCAAGAGGAAACCCGGCTGGACCCTGCTTAGCTTCCAAGACGATCCAGGGGTAATAACCCCCAATTAAGTGTAATTAATTGCCGCGGGGGGGGAATGTTGCCTGGGGAGGCATTAATTAACCCCTATACATCTCTGCACATGTgttagaaattcattttttggggaaaaaaaacgtAATCTTTGGAAAATTCCCCCCCCGGTTACAATCCAATAGAGCTTGCGTCAGGGAACCCATCCAAGAGGAAACCCGGCCAGACCCTGCTTAGCTTCCAAGACGATCCAGGAGTAATGAGCTCCAATTAAATGCAACTAATTGCCCCCGGGGGGGGAAATGCTGCCGGGGGGGAGGCAATAATTAACCCCTACACCCCCCCGCACgtctgcctccccccccccgggggtcccggggggggggggtcgcgGGCGGGCTGggtcgcccccccccccccccccccggaaaTGAGCCGCTTCCTGCCACCTCCCCCCCGGGCAAATTCGGGGTCCCGGAAGTAtaaaggagggggagggggggtcgAGGGCTGGTGCCCCCTCCTcagccccccaaaaccccctcAGAGCCAGGCCCCGAGGCCCGCGGTACTCACAGCGGGCGGGTAGAGGACGCGGCGgtgccggcggcggggccggggggctccgcTGGGCCCGGCGGGGGGCTCGAAGGTGAAATAACGCGGCGGGGACGGCGCGAgcccccccggacccccccaAGCCCCGCTGGGGAACGGAGCCACCGTTGCTGCCGGCGCCCTCGCCGCCGTCATGGCACAAAATGGCGGCCACCGGCCCCCGGGGCCGCTTTTATAGCGGCCGGCGAGGCCACGCCCCCCGCGCCGGCTCCTATTGGGtgaaaggagaggaggggggcGTGGCCCCGAGGTGGGAAGGCGAGGCtccgggggggcggggccgtGGTTAAGAGGGTGGGGGCGTGGTTATGGGGCTCTGGGGGCGTGGCCTGGCGGGGATTTCCCCGCCcgtacgggggggggggggggggNNNNNNNNNNNNNNNNNNNNNNNNNNNNNNNNNNNNNNNNNNNNNNNNNNNNNNNNNNNNNNNNNNNNNNNNNNNNNNNNNNNNNNNNNNNNNNNNNNNNgcggggccggggggctccgcTGGGCCCGGCGGGGGGCTCGAAGgtgaggggacggggggggctctgggggggctCTAGGGGCTGTATAGGGGGCTCTATAGGGTCTGTAGGGAGTATGGGGGCTATATAGGGGGCTATAGGGGCTATAGAGGGTATGGGGCTATAGAGGGGTCTCTATAGGGTCTCTATGGGGTCTCTATAGGGTATGGGGCTATATAGGGGTCTCTATAGGGCCTATAGGGGGTATGGGGGCTATATAGGGGGCTATAGGGTCTATATGGGGTCTATATAGGGTCTATATAGGGTCTATATAGGGTCTATATAGGGGCTATGGGGGCTATGTAGGGGGCTATAGGGTCTATATAGGGGCTATATAGGGGCTATATAGGGTATGGGGCTATATGGGGGGTCTATATAGGGTCTATATN
The Oxyura jamaicensis isolate SHBP4307 breed ruddy duck unplaced genomic scaffold, BPBGC_Ojam_1.0 oxyUn_random_OJ69958, whole genome shotgun sequence genome window above contains:
- the IER3 gene encoding radiation-inducible immediate-early gene IEX-1 translates to MTAARAPAATVAPFPSGAWGGPGGLAPSPPRYFTFEPPAGPSGAPRPRRRHRRVLYPPAVRRPPPTEEPSAAKRLLVLLLAVVGAQVYSAPGDAAPVVAPEAAVTPPLTPDVALNTPLGPQEPPRTMVTTRPPNGTLVRTPAGAPMGASCPRLLLLSPALHPHNGTAEGAAPRDPHLLSG